In one window of bacterium HR17 DNA:
- the accB_1 gene encoding Biotin carboxyl carrier protein of acetyl-CoA carboxylase, protein MEHLPELPESEDALKPPVVDVDFLRELIALVEREDLAELTVRWGEVSVTVRGVVSPAAPLPLAPLLASIAAPTVTGQAASVEVPSQPVSAVQDDARLFRITAPLTGVFYSRPRPDSPPFVTVGMAVEPGQVVALVEAMKFFNEIRSEVAGVVREIVAKDGQLVKQGDTLILVERSA, encoded by the coding sequence ATGGAACACTTGCCCGAGTTGCCGGAAAGCGAGGACGCCCTCAAACCGCCCGTTGTGGATGTGGATTTCCTGCGTGAACTGATCGCCCTCGTGGAACGAGAGGATCTGGCGGAACTGACCGTGCGATGGGGTGAGGTGAGCGTCACCGTGCGGGGGGTCGTATCCCCCGCAGCGCCACTGCCCCTTGCCCCACTGCTGGCTTCTATCGCTGCCCCTACAGTGACGGGGCAGGCAGCCTCTGTGGAAGTGCCGAGCCAGCCCGTCAGCGCCGTGCAGGACGATGCGCGCCTGTTCCGTATCACAGCTCCGTTGACCGGTGTGTTTTACTCCCGTCCGCGCCCGGACTCACCACCTTTTGTCACCGTCGGTATGGCAGTGGAGCCGGGGCAAGTCGTCGCCCTCGTGGAAGCCATGAAGTTTTTCAACGAGATCCGCAGTGAAGTGGCGGGTGTTGTCCGCGAAATTGTCGCCAAGGACGGACAGCTGGTCAAGCAAGGCGACACGCTGATTCTCGTGGAGCGTTCAGCGTAG
- the rph gene encoding Ribonuclease PH translates to MQQQRPDGRALDQMRPIRLVRGWHRFAEGSCLIEIGNTRVLCTASVLDRVPAFLKGTGSGWVTAEYGMLPRATHSRNEREARVGRQDSRSVEIQRLIGRCLRAAVDLTALGERTIIVDCDVLQGDGGTRVAAITGGFVALVEALWRLQQEGAFKKLPIYGCLAAVSVGIVNRQMMLDLNYDEDSRASVDMNVAMLEDGRFVEIQASAEGEAFTQEQLDQLLALAQKGVRQLIGLQRKVLEGILS, encoded by the coding sequence ATGCAGCAGCAGCGCCCAGATGGGCGTGCGCTTGACCAGATGCGTCCTATCCGCTTAGTGCGCGGTTGGCACCGTTTCGCTGAAGGGTCCTGCTTAATTGAAATCGGCAACACGCGGGTCCTTTGCACCGCTTCCGTGTTAGACCGCGTGCCTGCTTTTCTCAAGGGCACAGGGAGCGGATGGGTCACTGCCGAATACGGGATGCTCCCGCGCGCCACCCATTCCCGCAACGAGCGGGAAGCCCGTGTCGGTCGTCAAGACAGTCGCTCTGTGGAAATCCAGCGGCTCATCGGGCGTTGTTTGCGCGCCGCTGTAGACCTTACGGCATTGGGTGAACGCACCATCATCGTGGACTGCGATGTCCTACAAGGCGATGGCGGCACTCGTGTCGCTGCCATCACCGGTGGGTTCGTCGCCCTCGTGGAAGCCCTTTGGCGCTTACAGCAGGAGGGGGCTTTCAAAAAATTGCCCATTTACGGCTGCTTGGCAGCGGTCAGTGTCGGCATCGTTAACCGGCAAATGATGTTGGACTTGAACTACGACGAAGACTCACGCGCCAGTGTGGACATGAATGTGGCGATGTTGGAAGACGGGCGTTTCGTGGAAATTCAAGCGTCCGCCGAGGGCGAAGCATTTACCCAAGAGCAGTTGGACCAACTGCTGGCGCTGGCGCAAAAAGGTGTTCGCCAACTGATTGGGTTGCAACGCAAAGTGTTAGAGGGTATTCTAAGTTGA
- the hom gene encoding Homoserine dehydrogenase — translation MPDDKPVVRLGFLGMGVVGCGAATILLRNAEVIAHRARCRLEIVRVAVRDLNKPRPVPLPSGLYTTDPFAVVNDPQVDIVVEVMGGLEPAYELVLTAIRNRKSVVTANKELLAKRGSELLDAAKEMGTDLYFEASVAGGIPIIAALKQSLAGDTIHRIVGIVNGTTNYILTRMSRDGLPFDVALKEAQSHGFAEADPSADVDGHDATYKIAILAAIAFGYRIRVDAIYREGIRDIEPADIRYAEELGYAIKLLAIARQENGAIELRVHPTMVPKTHPLAAVNDQFNAILVEGEHVGRLMFYGQGAGGAPTGNSVVSDIIDAARNIVFGAKARIVCTCRSNPTLKPISAVESRFCLRMEVVDRPGVLAQIASVFGAHQVSIASVVQRESHGAVAQIVWVTHKTSFAALQQSLKEIRRLAVVHQIRPPLWVESE, via the coding sequence TTGCCGGATGACAAACCTGTCGTGCGGTTGGGCTTTTTGGGTATGGGGGTCGTCGGCTGCGGTGCTGCCACTATTTTGCTCCGTAACGCCGAGGTAATTGCCCACCGAGCGCGGTGCCGGTTAGAAATCGTCAGAGTGGCGGTCCGTGACCTCAACAAACCCCGTCCCGTCCCGTTACCATCGGGGCTTTACACGACTGACCCCTTTGCCGTCGTCAACGACCCACAAGTGGACATCGTCGTAGAAGTCATGGGCGGATTGGAACCTGCTTACGAACTGGTGCTGACCGCTATCCGTAACCGCAAATCGGTCGTCACGGCGAACAAGGAACTTCTGGCGAAACGCGGCAGCGAGTTGTTGGATGCCGCTAAAGAAATGGGCACAGACCTTTACTTTGAAGCCAGCGTCGCCGGCGGCATCCCCATTATCGCCGCGCTCAAACAGAGTTTAGCCGGCGACACGATTCACCGCATCGTCGGTATCGTCAACGGCACGACCAATTACATCCTGACTCGCATGAGCCGCGATGGGCTACCTTTTGATGTCGCCTTAAAAGAAGCCCAATCGCACGGTTTCGCCGAAGCCGACCCGTCCGCCGATGTGGACGGACACGATGCCACTTACAAAATCGCCATCCTCGCCGCCATCGCTTTCGGCTACCGCATCCGCGTGGATGCTATCTACCGGGAAGGGATTCGGGACATTGAGCCGGCGGACATCCGCTACGCTGAGGAGTTAGGATACGCCATCAAGTTGCTGGCAATTGCCCGACAAGAAAACGGTGCCATTGAACTGCGGGTGCACCCCACGATGGTGCCCAAGACCCATCCCCTTGCGGCGGTGAACGACCAATTCAACGCCATTTTGGTGGAGGGCGAGCATGTCGGACGGTTGATGTTTTACGGTCAAGGGGCAGGCGGGGCACCGACCGGCAACAGCGTCGTCAGCGACATCATAGATGCCGCCCGCAACATTGTTTTCGGCGCAAAGGCGCGTATCGTATGCACCTGCCGCTCCAACCCTACCCTCAAACCCATCAGCGCCGTAGAAAGCCGTTTCTGCCTGCGAATGGAAGTTGTCGACCGACCGGGCGTGTTGGCACAAATCGCTTCCGTGTTCGGTGCGCACCAAGTCAGCATTGCCTCGGTCGTCCAACGCGAGAGCCACGGTGCAGTCGCCCAAATCGTTTGGGTCACGCACAAAACTTCCTTCGCGGCGTTGCAACAGTCGCTGAAAGAAATCCGCCGGTTAGCAGTCGTCCACCAGATCCGCCCGCCGCTTTGGGTGGAAAGCGAATAA
- a CDS encoding Beta-1,4-mannooligosaccharide phosphorylase, with protein sequence MMDLFRRHENNPILTVNDLPLPAIAVYNPGVAVVGNEVVLLLRVELADGRSSLYVARSADGVNNWSIDPMPLLAPGDPDSPIAEYEAIGCEDPRLTYLEEFGEWFIAYVAVSDAGPSVALARTRDFRYADRIGVVLPPPNKDAALFPRRINGKWYMLHRPMIGKIEHIWLADSLDLIHWGHPQIVLRERGGTWWDGERVGAGAVPIETPEGWLIIYHGVKEVAHVPNYRLGLALLDLENPQRVIARCRYPVLSPQADYERVGNGLNIVFTCGAFIRGDEVWLYYGAADTCIGLALAKLDDLLTAVREGAL encoded by the coding sequence ATGATGGACTTATTTCGGCGGCACGAGAACAACCCGATCCTAACGGTCAACGACCTGCCGCTTCCTGCCATCGCCGTTTACAACCCTGGCGTCGCCGTCGTAGGAAACGAAGTGGTGTTGCTGTTGCGGGTGGAGTTGGCGGATGGGCGGTCTAGCCTTTATGTCGCGCGCAGTGCCGACGGCGTCAACAACTGGTCTATTGACCCCATGCCGTTGCTGGCGCCCGGCGACCCCGATAGCCCGATCGCCGAATATGAAGCCATCGGTTGTGAAGACCCGCGCCTGACCTATCTGGAGGAGTTCGGCGAATGGTTCATCGCGTATGTGGCGGTCTCCGATGCGGGTCCATCGGTCGCGTTGGCGCGGACACGGGACTTCCGCTATGCAGACCGCATTGGGGTCGTGCTGCCGCCGCCGAACAAAGATGCAGCGTTGTTCCCCCGACGCATCAACGGTAAGTGGTATATGCTGCATCGCCCGATGATCGGCAAGATTGAGCACATTTGGCTGGCAGACTCTTTAGACCTGATTCACTGGGGGCACCCGCAAATTGTCCTGAGGGAGCGGGGCGGCACTTGGTGGGACGGTGAACGCGTCGGGGCAGGGGCTGTGCCTATTGAGACGCCGGAAGGTTGGCTCATCATCTATCACGGCGTCAAAGAAGTCGCCCATGTGCCTAACTACCGGCTGGGACTGGCGCTGCTGGACTTAGAGAACCCGCAACGGGTTATCGCCCGTTGCCGCTACCCTGTCCTTAGCCCTCAAGCAGATTACGAACGAGTCGGCAACGGGCTGAACATTGTGTTCACCTGCGGGGCGTTCATCAGAGGCGATGAAGTCTGGCTCTATTACGGCGCTGCCGACACATGCATCGGGTTGGCTTTAGCAAAACTGGATGACCTGCTGACCGCTGTGCGGGAAGGTGCCCTGTGA
- the tlyC gene encoding Hemolysin C, whose translation MPYSAIVTVECLAIAVMVGLIALCSLGEAAFVAANRGRLRALLRSTTTPQAMAIWQFLHDRTNLSSLLVGITLLILLTSALVTHLVERFAPSWGEVVGLGAAMGIMTFCEVLPKSIGVARAEVLLVRGFVLWRVLVALFRPVNRFVYAVAGATLRALGADPNRQPPLTMDEIVALLEAGAEAGVIDQDEYLLAEHILNLEEILVRDIMVPRPDIVALPVDCSFEEVMETILQTGHSRIPLYDGGLDNIVGIVYAYDILASIADGVRQPTPRVIARQPYFVPETKPVRALLQEMRANQVQIAIVMDEFGATAGLVTLEDIVEEIVGELRDEHDREVEPLLQLDDRSFIVDARMDRRQFEEAVGIELPEGEFSTVGGFIMTALGRLPSVGDRITTPDAAFVVEEVQRRRVTKVRVELLPVTQKVPSSDADASEPNRTANK comes from the coding sequence ATGCCCTATAGCGCGATCGTCACCGTAGAATGCCTCGCCATTGCCGTCATGGTCGGGCTAATCGCTCTCTGTTCGTTGGGCGAGGCGGCATTTGTGGCGGCTAATCGGGGGCGGTTGCGCGCCCTGCTCCGATCAACGACCACCCCGCAAGCCATGGCGATTTGGCAGTTCCTTCACGACCGCACTAATCTGTCCAGCCTGTTGGTCGGCATCACCCTACTCATTCTCCTGACTTCCGCTCTCGTCACGCACTTAGTGGAGCGGTTTGCGCCTTCATGGGGCGAGGTCGTGGGGTTGGGCGCAGCGATGGGCATCATGACTTTTTGTGAAGTCTTGCCCAAGAGTATCGGGGTCGCCCGCGCAGAAGTGTTGTTGGTACGGGGGTTTGTTCTCTGGCGGGTGTTGGTCGCGCTCTTCCGCCCTGTCAATCGGTTCGTCTACGCCGTTGCCGGCGCGACGCTCCGAGCCCTCGGTGCGGATCCCAACCGCCAACCGCCCTTGACGATGGACGAAATTGTCGCCCTCTTAGAAGCCGGAGCAGAAGCCGGCGTGATTGACCAAGACGAATATCTGCTCGCCGAACACATCCTCAACTTGGAAGAGATCCTCGTGCGCGACATCATGGTACCCCGTCCGGACATCGTGGCGTTGCCTGTAGATTGCTCTTTTGAGGAGGTCATGGAAACGATTTTACAGACCGGCCATTCTCGCATCCCCCTTTACGACGGAGGGTTGGACAACATTGTCGGCATCGTTTACGCCTACGACATCCTCGCCAGCATCGCCGACGGGGTGCGGCAGCCGACACCGCGTGTCATCGCCCGCCAACCATACTTTGTCCCTGAGACCAAGCCTGTCCGTGCTTTGTTGCAAGAAATGCGCGCCAATCAAGTCCAAATCGCCATCGTCATGGACGAGTTCGGAGCAACTGCTGGATTGGTGACACTGGAAGACATCGTGGAAGAAATTGTCGGTGAACTGCGGGACGAACACGACCGCGAAGTGGAACCGTTGTTGCAATTGGACGACCGCTCCTTTATCGTGGACGCCCGTATGGACCGGCGCCAGTTTGAGGAAGCCGTTGGCATTGAGTTGCCCGAAGGAGAGTTCAGCACGGTCGGAGGGTTCATCATGACCGCACTGGGACGGCTACCGTCGGTCGGTGACCGCATCACGACCCCAGATGCCGCGTTCGTCGTGGAAGAAGTTCAGCGCCGGCGCGTCACGAAGGTCAGGGTGGAATTGCTGCCCGTAACGCAAAAGGTTCCGTCGTCGGACGCCGATGCGTCTGAGCCCAACCGCACTGCTAACAAGTAA
- the corC gene encoding Magnesium and cobalt efflux protein CorC → MSGDETVIAVLKIGLASLLLAIAAVFSAAETALLGIGKVKMWHLAEEGNDAAARVLALYRNPPRLIATLLAGITLTEYLAEALVTSAALHWGERLAVEALSGVVSVAFAVFALTFVDVMPGLYGAAYAETVALTVARWVRFFQTVLTPFVTLADALVSGILRLLRFHDAHQPPLVTEGEIFAALEIAERQNILARDLRQMLTSALEFKEVRVAEVMVPRVDMVALRADTPLDEALRAMRRSGHSRLPVFRETRDEIVGILYAKDVLAAWYRGERDKTAGELARPPLFATETQRAYNLLRTMQRQRRGIAIVLDAEGGTAGLVTVEDILEEIVGEIYDEYDIAEMPVRQIADRTYLVRAPLSIRQVEKLLGVELPEEDYDTLAELVLAHLERLPQVGDRIELNGVTLEVAELRGRRITWIRVTVSPEGLNDAL, encoded by the coding sequence ATGAGTGGCGACGAAACAGTCATAGCTGTCTTGAAAATCGGGCTGGCATCGTTGCTGCTCGCTATCGCCGCAGTCTTTTCGGCGGCGGAGACAGCGTTGTTGGGCATCGGAAAGGTGAAAATGTGGCACCTTGCGGAAGAAGGCAACGACGCCGCAGCCCGTGTGTTGGCGCTTTATCGCAACCCACCCCGATTGATCGCCACGCTGTTAGCCGGCATCACCCTCACGGAATATTTGGCAGAGGCGCTAGTGACCTCTGCAGCTCTCCATTGGGGCGAACGACTTGCGGTGGAAGCGCTGAGCGGCGTCGTGTCCGTCGCGTTTGCCGTGTTTGCCTTGACCTTCGTGGATGTGATGCCGGGGCTTTACGGTGCCGCGTATGCCGAAACGGTCGCCTTGACGGTTGCGCGGTGGGTGCGGTTCTTTCAAACGGTGCTGACACCCTTCGTGACGCTTGCGGACGCGCTCGTGTCGGGCATCTTGCGTCTTTTGCGGTTCCACGATGCCCACCAGCCGCCGTTAGTGACCGAGGGTGAGATTTTTGCGGCGTTAGAGATCGCGGAACGACAGAATATACTGGCGCGCGACTTACGCCAAATGCTCACCAGCGCGTTGGAGTTCAAGGAAGTGCGGGTGGCGGAGGTCATGGTGCCCCGTGTGGACATGGTCGCCCTGCGCGCCGACACGCCGTTGGACGAAGCCCTTCGGGCAATGCGTCGGTCGGGACACAGCCGTTTGCCTGTTTTCCGCGAGACGCGGGATGAAATCGTTGGCATCTTGTATGCGAAAGATGTTCTGGCGGCATGGTATCGGGGCGAACGGGACAAAACGGCAGGGGAACTGGCACGCCCACCCCTTTTCGCGACGGAGACGCAGCGCGCTTACAACCTGTTGCGCACGATGCAGCGCCAACGACGGGGCATCGCTATCGTCTTGGACGCCGAAGGTGGCACTGCAGGCTTGGTCACAGTTGAGGACATCTTGGAAGAAATCGTCGGCGAAATTTACGACGAATATGACATCGCCGAAATGCCCGTGCGCCAAATTGCAGACCGCACTTACCTCGTCCGCGCCCCGCTCAGCATTCGGCAGGTGGAAAAATTGCTGGGCGTGGAACTTCCGGAAGAGGACTACGATACCCTTGCCGAATTGGTGCTCGCTCACTTGGAGCGGTTGCCGCAGGTCGGCGACCGCATAGAGTTGAACGGCGTCACTTTGGAAGTGGCGGAACTGCGGGGACGCCGCATCACTTGGATTCGGGTGACCGTTTCGCCGGAGGGGCTTAACGATGCCCTATAG